From the Caballeronia sp. NK8 genome, one window contains:
- the dapE gene encoding succinyl-diaminopimelate desuccinylase has product MSGTLSLTEALIERASVTPDDQACQALMIERLAAIGFECETIESGGVTNLWAVKRGTDASARLLAFAGHTDVVPTGPLEQWTSPPFRPTHRDGKLYGRGAADMKASLAAFVVSSEEFVAKHPEHRGTLAFLITSDEEGPATDGTIKVVEALKARGTRLDYCIVGEPTSNATLGDMVKNGRRGSMTGKLVVKGVQGHIAYPHLAKNPVHLLAPALAELVAERWDDGNEYFPPTTWQVSNLHSGTGATNIIPGHADLMFNFRFSTASTVEGLQSRVRAILDKHGLDYDLKWIVSGLPFLTPRGELSDALEKAIADETGVRTELSTTGGTSDGRFIAQICDQVVEFGPPNGTIHKIDEHVEVRFIEPLKNVYRRVLEQLIA; this is encoded by the coding sequence ATGTCCGGCACCCTCTCCCTCACCGAAGCGCTGATCGAACGCGCATCCGTCACGCCCGACGATCAGGCTTGTCAGGCGCTCATGATCGAGCGGCTCGCGGCGATCGGCTTCGAATGCGAAACGATTGAATCGGGCGGCGTCACCAACCTGTGGGCCGTGAAGCGCGGCACGGACGCGTCGGCCAGACTGCTCGCGTTCGCCGGCCATACGGATGTCGTGCCGACCGGTCCGCTCGAACAATGGACCTCGCCGCCCTTCAGGCCCACTCACCGCGACGGCAAACTCTACGGGCGCGGCGCGGCGGACATGAAGGCGTCGCTCGCGGCGTTCGTCGTATCGAGCGAGGAGTTCGTCGCAAAGCATCCGGAGCACCGCGGCACGCTCGCGTTTCTCATCACGAGCGATGAAGAAGGCCCCGCGACCGACGGCACGATCAAGGTCGTCGAAGCGCTGAAAGCGCGCGGCACGCGGCTCGATTACTGCATCGTCGGCGAGCCGACCTCCAACGCCACGCTCGGCGACATGGTCAAGAACGGCCGGCGCGGCTCGATGACCGGCAAGCTCGTCGTCAAGGGTGTGCAGGGGCATATTGCGTATCCGCATCTCGCGAAGAACCCGGTGCATCTGCTCGCGCCCGCGCTGGCCGAGCTGGTCGCCGAGCGCTGGGACGACGGCAACGAGTATTTTCCGCCGACGACCTGGCAGGTTTCCAACCTGCATTCCGGCACGGGCGCGACCAACATCATTCCCGGCCACGCCGATCTGATGTTCAACTTCCGCTTCTCGACCGCGAGCACGGTGGAAGGCTTGCAAAGCCGCGTGCGCGCGATTCTCGACAAGCACGGTCTCGACTACGATCTGAAGTGGATCGTGAGCGGCCTGCCGTTTCTCACGCCGCGCGGTGAGCTTTCGGATGCGCTCGAAAAGGCCATCGCCGATGAAACCGGCGTGCGCACCGAACTGTCTACCACGGGCGGCACCTCCGATGGACGCTTCATCGCGCAAATCTGCGATCAGGTGGTCGAGTTCGGCCCGCCCAACGGCACGATCCACAAGATCGACGAGCACGTCGAAGTGCGCTTCATCGAGCCGCTGAAGAACGTGTACCGCCGTGTGCTCGAACAGCTGATCGCCTGA
- a CDS encoding ArsC family reductase → MARGSTPTTVVYGIPNCDTVKKARVWLEEHGVPFEFHDFKKAGVSNALIQDWLKDVPLEQLINKRGTTWRGLSDVHKAEADTTSGAIALMIHKPSIIKRPVVVVNGRVKTLGFSAEQYETLFV, encoded by the coding sequence GTGGCGCGCGGTTCCACTCCGACCACGGTCGTCTACGGCATTCCGAATTGCGACACCGTGAAGAAAGCGCGCGTGTGGCTGGAAGAGCACGGCGTGCCGTTCGAGTTTCACGACTTCAAGAAGGCCGGCGTGTCGAACGCGCTGATTCAGGACTGGCTCAAGGACGTGCCGCTCGAGCAGCTCATCAACAAGCGCGGCACCACCTGGCGCGGCCTGTCCGACGTGCACAAGGCCGAAGCCGACACCACCTCCGGCGCGATCGCGCTGATGATCCACAAGCCGTCGATCATCAAGCGGCCCGTCGTCGTGGTGAACGGGCGCGTGAAAACGCTCGGGTTTTCCGCCGAGCAGTACGAAACGCTCTTCGTCTGA
- the dapD gene encoding 2,3,4,5-tetrahydropyridine-2,6-dicarboxylate N-succinyltransferase: protein MSQQLQSIIDTAWENRAELSPKAAPAEVREAVAHAIEQLDKGQMRVAEKRDGEWIVNQWLKKAVLLSFRLEDNAPMPAGGYSQFYDKVPSKFANYTAEDFAAGGFRVVPPAIARRGSFIAKNVVLMPSYTNIGAYVDEGSMVDTWATVGSCAQIGKNVHLSGGVGIGGVLEPLQANPVIIEDNCFIGARSEVVEGVIVEENSVISMGVYLGQSTKIYDRETGEVSYGRIPAGSVVVAGNLPSKDGSHSLYCAVIVKKVDAKTRAKVGLNELLRGD, encoded by the coding sequence ATGTCGCAACAACTTCAGAGCATCATCGATACCGCCTGGGAAAACCGCGCCGAGCTGTCGCCCAAGGCCGCGCCCGCCGAAGTCCGCGAAGCCGTCGCGCACGCGATCGAACAGCTCGACAAAGGTCAGATGCGCGTCGCCGAAAAGCGCGACGGCGAATGGATCGTGAATCAGTGGCTCAAGAAGGCCGTGCTGCTGTCGTTCCGCCTGGAAGACAATGCGCCGATGCCCGCCGGCGGTTACTCCCAGTTCTACGACAAGGTGCCGTCGAAGTTCGCCAATTACACCGCTGAGGACTTCGCGGCGGGCGGCTTTCGCGTGGTGCCGCCGGCCATCGCGCGCCGCGGCTCGTTCATCGCGAAGAACGTCGTGCTGATGCCGTCGTACACCAACATCGGCGCATATGTCGACGAAGGCTCGATGGTCGACACCTGGGCCACCGTCGGCTCGTGCGCGCAGATCGGCAAGAACGTGCATCTGTCGGGCGGCGTGGGCATCGGCGGCGTGCTGGAGCCGTTGCAGGCGAACCCGGTCATCATCGAGGACAACTGCTTCATCGGCGCGCGTTCGGAAGTGGTGGAAGGCGTGATCGTCGAAGAGAACTCGGTCATCTCGATGGGCGTGTATCTCGGCCAGAGCACCAAGATCTACGACCGCGAAACCGGCGAAGTCAGCTACGGCCGCATTCCGGCGGGCTCGGTGGTCGTTGCGGGCAATCTGCCGTCGAAGGACGGTTCGCACAGCCTGTACTGCGCGGTGATCGTCAAGAAGGTCGACGCCAAGACGCGCGCGAAGGTCGGCCTGAACGAACTGCTGCGAGGCGACTGA
- the dapC gene encoding succinyldiaminopimelate transaminase: MNPLLKKLQPYPFEKLRVLFKGIEPRAGFTPISFGIGEPKHPTPALIRDAVINALDGLASYPATLGSEPLRAAIAAWVMQRYGLESVDPATEVLPVSGSREALFALAQTVIDSRTKQDAADAAEPPIVLCPNPFYQIYEGAALLAGAEPYFVNSDPARNFACDYAAVPDHIWARTQLLYVCSPGNPTGAVLTLENWRELFALSDKHGFVIASDECYSEIYFDETSPPLGGLEAARLLKRGFERLVMLSSLSKRSNVPGMRSGFVAGDAAVLKDFLLYRTYHGAALSTVFQRASIAAWQDETHVRDNRAKYLKKFQTVTPMLADVLDVRLPDAAFYLWANVAGTGLTDTEFAARLYADYNVTVLPGSFLARSAHGTNPGEGFVRIALVAGNEECVEGARRIVEFCRSLRS, from the coding sequence GTGAATCCACTTCTCAAGAAACTTCAGCCTTATCCGTTCGAAAAGCTTCGCGTGCTCTTCAAGGGCATCGAGCCGCGCGCCGGATTCACGCCGATCAGCTTCGGCATCGGCGAGCCGAAGCATCCGACGCCCGCGCTGATCCGCGATGCGGTGATCAATGCGCTCGACGGCCTCGCCTCCTACCCGGCGACGCTCGGCAGCGAGCCGCTGCGCGCGGCGATCGCGGCATGGGTCATGCAGCGCTACGGTCTCGAATCGGTCGATCCGGCCACTGAAGTGCTGCCCGTGTCCGGCTCGCGAGAGGCGCTCTTCGCGCTCGCGCAGACCGTGATCGACAGCCGCACCAAGCAGGACGCCGCTGATGCCGCCGAACCGCCCATCGTACTCTGTCCGAACCCGTTCTATCAAATCTACGAAGGCGCGGCCCTGCTCGCGGGCGCCGAGCCGTACTTCGTCAACAGCGACCCGGCGCGCAACTTCGCGTGCGATTACGCCGCGGTGCCCGATCACATCTGGGCGCGCACGCAACTGCTCTACGTCTGCTCGCCGGGCAACCCGACCGGCGCGGTGCTCACGCTCGAGAACTGGCGCGAGCTCTTCGCGCTGTCGGACAAACACGGTTTCGTGATCGCGTCGGACGAGTGCTACTCGGAAATCTATTTCGACGAAACCAGTCCGCCGCTCGGCGGCCTCGAGGCGGCGCGCCTGCTCAAGCGCGGGTTCGAGCGCCTCGTGATGCTGTCGAGCCTGTCGAAGCGCTCGAACGTGCCGGGCATGCGCTCGGGCTTCGTCGCGGGCGACGCGGCGGTTCTGAAGGATTTTCTGCTCTACCGCACGTATCACGGCGCGGCGCTGTCGACGGTATTTCAGCGCGCGAGCATCGCCGCGTGGCAGGATGAAACGCACGTGCGCGACAACCGCGCGAAGTATCTGAAAAAATTCCAGACGGTCACGCCGATGCTCGCCGACGTGCTCGACGTGCGTCTGCCCGACGCCGCGTTCTACCTCTGGGCGAACGTCGCGGGCACCGGACTCACGGATACCGAGTTCGCGGCGCGCCTGTACGCCGACTATAATGTGACGGTTCTGCCGGGCTCTTTTCTCGCTCGCAGCGCGCACGGCACGAATCCCGGCGAGGGGTTCGTGCGCATCGCGCTCGTGGCCGGGAACGAAGAATGTGTCGAAGGAGCCCGCCGCATCGTCGAATTCTGCCGCTCGCTCAGGTCATGA
- a CDS encoding DMT family transporter: MTATKKGWGAWPTLAIMIGASVWGLVWYPMRMLAAMGLSGTAASATTSAAACVFVLLAKRRSLSTLSWHWLLVALGVAAGVTNIGFVWGAIHGQVMRVLLLFYLTPAWTAIFAHFILKERLTRADAALSLLSLAGAVTMLWSPELGMPLPADLAEWAGLMGGMGFAMSNVLVVKVTRTLPAMKPEMRTAVIFGGAALVACVITLFEPMPTPPAAALLPTVAFIVIGLGVVLAVNNMIVQVGLARVPANRASIIMLFELVVTALSAWLFAGEVPGPREWAGGACIVVACVLSAWVHRQGAERSPPAPEALDIAGHAPESKKKSTRAMV, translated from the coding sequence ATGACGGCAACAAAAAAAGGATGGGGCGCATGGCCAACGCTCGCGATCATGATCGGCGCGTCGGTATGGGGCCTCGTCTGGTATCCCATGCGTATGCTCGCCGCGATGGGCCTCTCCGGCACCGCCGCCAGCGCGACCACGAGCGCCGCCGCATGCGTCTTCGTGCTGCTCGCGAAGCGCCGCTCGCTCAGCACGCTATCCTGGCACTGGCTGCTCGTCGCGCTCGGCGTGGCGGCGGGCGTGACCAATATCGGCTTCGTGTGGGGCGCGATCCACGGTCAGGTGATGCGCGTGCTGCTGCTTTTCTATCTGACGCCCGCGTGGACCGCGATCTTCGCGCACTTCATCCTGAAAGAACGGCTGACGCGCGCCGACGCCGCGCTGTCCCTGCTGTCGCTGGCGGGCGCCGTGACGATGCTCTGGTCGCCCGAACTCGGCATGCCGCTGCCCGCCGATCTTGCCGAATGGGCCGGTCTCATGGGCGGCATGGGTTTCGCGATGAGCAATGTGCTCGTCGTCAAGGTCACGCGCACGCTGCCCGCAATGAAACCCGAGATGCGTACCGCGGTGATCTTCGGCGGCGCGGCGCTCGTCGCCTGCGTCATCACGCTGTTCGAGCCGATGCCCACGCCGCCCGCCGCCGCGCTGCTGCCCACGGTGGCGTTCATCGTGATCGGCTTGGGCGTCGTGCTCGCGGTGAACAACATGATCGTGCAGGTGGGCCTCGCACGCGTGCCGGCCAATCGCGCGTCCATCATCATGCTGTTCGAGCTCGTCGTCACCGCGCTGTCCGCGTGGCTCTTCGCGGGCGAAGTGCCCGGTCCGCGCGAGTGGGCGGGCGGCGCGTGCATCGTCGTGGCGTGCGTGCTGTCGGCGTGGGTGCATCGGCAGGGTGCAGAGCGTTCGCCTCCCGCGCCCGAGGCGCTCGACATCGCCGGACACGCGCCGGAAAGCAAAAAGAAATCGACTCGCGCGATGGTATGA